In Symmachiella dynata, the following are encoded in one genomic region:
- a CDS encoding outer membrane beta-barrel protein: MPDILQNIYDVMSRGKALAATLLIGGIGFLAPQGADAGEFANYYYGQGGCACEAPSCDNGCDNGCGGCEESNDPWKLFSEPVGGFDIGGWTQWGYTSESTGMFNDIPDRFNNHQSWIYAEKVADGSNGWDWGARADLMYGTDSYDTQAFGNNPGRWDYENGWDHGIYGWAMPQAYGEIANGDLSVKFGHFFTLVGYEVVPATGNFFFSHAYTMYNSEPFTHTGALATYKASDDVTLYGGWTLGWDTGFDQFDGGSSFLGGAALGLTDDATLTYILTAGNMGQRGDGYSHSIVLDVNITEKWNYVLQSDLVSFDTGAGQNDEYGINQYLFYTINDQVKLGSRVEWWSSDAGFDHGGQSPVAGGQHSYYEATFGVNYKPIANLIVRPEYRHDWFPHGEYTQDIFGIDAILTF; encoded by the coding sequence ATGCCGGACATTCTGCAAAACATCTACGACGTTATGTCGCGTGGGAAAGCACTAGCTGCCACGCTTCTCATTGGCGGTATCGGATTCCTCGCCCCCCAAGGCGCCGATGCCGGTGAATTCGCAAACTACTATTACGGCCAAGGTGGCTGTGCTTGTGAAGCGCCCAGTTGTGACAACGGTTGCGACAATGGCTGTGGTGGTTGCGAAGAATCGAATGACCCCTGGAAACTCTTCTCCGAGCCCGTTGGCGGGTTCGATATTGGTGGATGGACCCAATGGGGTTACACCAGCGAATCAACCGGAATGTTCAACGACATCCCGGACCGATTCAACAACCACCAAAGCTGGATTTACGCTGAAAAAGTCGCCGACGGTTCCAACGGTTGGGACTGGGGTGCACGGGCCGACTTGATGTACGGTACCGATTCCTACGACACCCAAGCCTTCGGCAACAATCCCGGTCGGTGGGATTACGAGAATGGCTGGGACCACGGTATCTATGGTTGGGCGATGCCGCAGGCTTACGGTGAAATCGCCAATGGCGACTTGTCGGTGAAGTTTGGTCACTTTTTCACCTTGGTTGGTTATGAAGTCGTCCCCGCGACCGGGAACTTCTTCTTCAGCCATGCCTACACCATGTACAACAGTGAACCGTTCACTCACACCGGTGCGTTGGCGACCTACAAAGCCAGCGACGATGTGACCCTGTACGGTGGTTGGACGTTGGGATGGGACACCGGCTTCGATCAATTCGATGGCGGCAGCAGCTTCCTCGGTGGTGCCGCATTGGGACTGACCGACGATGCCACGTTGACCTACATCTTGACGGCCGGCAACATGGGCCAACGTGGTGATGGCTATTCGCACAGTATTGTGTTGGATGTGAACATCACCGAAAAGTGGAACTACGTTCTGCAAAGCGACTTGGTCTCGTTTGACACCGGTGCTGGACAAAATGACGAATACGGTATCAACCAATACCTGTTCTACACCATCAACGATCAAGTGAAACTTGGTTCGCGGGTGGAATGGTGGAGCTCGGACGCCGGATTCGATCACGGTGGACAATCCCCCGTCGCCGGTGGACAACACTCCTACTACGAAGCGACCTTCGGTGTGAACTACAAACCGATCGCCAACTTGATCGTCCGTCCGGAATACCGCCACGATTGGTTCCCGCACGGTGAGTACACGCAAGACATCTTCGGCATCGACGCAATCCTGACCTTCTAA
- a CDS encoding ammonium transporter has product MAFQDDAAPAEPAAAAPAEGEEAPAAEGEEAPAEEVVVISNDELSFAVDNIVLFLSAVLVILMQPGFAMVEAGFNASKNTVNILFKNLMDLCIGCLLFYLVGYGLMYPGDSAINGYFGFAGIGVTEGADRVTAAPGALDPQVDFLFQVAFAATAATIVSGAVAGRMKFSAYLVYSAVLTGLIYPISGMWKWGGGWLDAMGFADFAGSIVVHAVGGFAGLAGAIVLGPRIGRYTAEGKSVPMPGHNLAIATLGVFILWVGWFGFNPGSQLAFTGTDNTMATMLIALNTMLAAAAGGFAAMMLSWVMFKKPDLSMALNGVLAGLVGITANCDQVTNLQSIIIGAVAGVLVVMGIIALDKLKIDDPVGAFPVHGLCGIWGGVATGIFGNSADFVTQVIGSTVIPAWAFLTMLPLFLGLKAIGMLRVDADEEVAGLDMVEHGMAAYSADH; this is encoded by the coding sequence ATGGCATTTCAGGATGATGCCGCTCCGGCAGAACCAGCCGCTGCTGCACCCGCTGAAGGCGAGGAAGCTCCTGCAGCTGAAGGGGAGGAAGCTCCCGCGGAAGAAGTCGTCGTCATTTCGAATGATGAACTGTCGTTTGCTGTCGACAATATCGTGCTGTTTTTGTCGGCCGTCTTGGTGATCTTGATGCAGCCTGGTTTCGCAATGGTCGAAGCTGGCTTCAATGCCAGTAAGAACACCGTCAATATTCTGTTTAAGAACTTGATGGACCTGTGCATCGGCTGTTTATTGTTTTACCTGGTTGGCTATGGATTGATGTATCCAGGCGATAGCGCAATCAACGGCTATTTTGGGTTTGCGGGAATCGGCGTTACCGAAGGCGCTGATCGCGTGACCGCAGCACCGGGTGCATTGGATCCTCAAGTTGACTTTCTGTTCCAAGTCGCCTTTGCTGCAACCGCTGCGACAATCGTCTCTGGTGCCGTTGCCGGTCGTATGAAGTTCTCTGCATATCTCGTGTACAGTGCCGTTTTGACAGGTTTGATTTATCCCATCAGCGGTATGTGGAAATGGGGCGGCGGATGGCTCGACGCCATGGGCTTTGCCGATTTCGCAGGCTCAATTGTCGTGCATGCAGTCGGTGGATTTGCTGGATTGGCCGGAGCAATCGTCTTGGGACCGCGGATTGGCCGCTACACGGCGGAAGGCAAGTCAGTCCCGATGCCGGGTCACAACTTGGCCATTGCAACATTGGGTGTGTTCATCCTGTGGGTGGGTTGGTTTGGATTTAACCCCGGTAGTCAATTGGCATTCACCGGTACCGACAACACGATGGCCACGATGCTGATTGCCCTCAATACCATGCTCGCAGCTGCTGCTGGTGGATTCGCCGCGATGATGCTCAGTTGGGTGATGTTCAAGAAGCCGGACCTGTCGATGGCCCTCAACGGTGTGTTAGCCGGTTTGGTCGGCATCACGGCTAACTGCGATCAGGTGACGAACCTCCAGAGCATCATCATTGGTGCTGTCGCCGGTGTGTTGGTCGTGATGGGAATCATCGCACTGGACAAACTGAAGATCGACGATCCAGTCGGTGCGTTTCCGGTGCACGGATTATGCGGAATTTGGGGTGGAGTCGCGACCGGTATTTTTGGAAATAGCGCTGACTTTGTCACGCAGGTCATCGGCTCGACTGTCATCCCCGCCTGGGCATTTTTAACGATGTTGCCCTTGTTCCTCGGCTTGAAAGCCATCGGCATGTTGCGTGTTGATGCTGATGAAGAGGTGGCAGGGTTGGACATGGTCGAACACGGCATGGCCGCTTATTCCGCCGATCACTAA
- a CDS encoding M28 family peptidase, whose amino-acid sequence MNRPHWNCRYRATRIAAGMIAAILVGTFCVTVCAAEEARPDAKRAFGYLAQICRIGPRISGSRGMMRQQQLIGKHFAAFDCEVKYQPFDVRHPLTGNPVRMNNIIISWNPEVKERLLLCCHYDTRPLPDRDRDANQRQQGVFLGANDGASGVALFMELAHHMKNLPATCGVDFVIFDGEELVYGNRGEYFLGSTHFAENYRDHPTEQRYTAGVLVDMVADRNLRIYMEKNSLKYAPDVTKSIWKSAEQVGVDEFVPRAKHEVRDDHLPLNEIAKIPTCDIIDFDYPYWHTTRDVPNSCSGKSLAKVAKVLLHWLRTYPVAQPPAK is encoded by the coding sequence ATGAATCGTCCTCATTGGAATTGTCGCTACCGAGCGACAAGGATTGCAGCCGGAATGATTGCGGCGATTCTGGTCGGAACATTCTGCGTAACTGTCTGCGCAGCGGAGGAGGCGCGTCCGGATGCGAAACGGGCCTTTGGGTATCTCGCGCAAATCTGCCGCATCGGTCCTCGAATCAGTGGCTCGCGGGGCATGATGCGGCAACAGCAGTTGATCGGCAAGCATTTTGCCGCATTCGATTGCGAGGTGAAGTATCAGCCGTTTGATGTTCGTCATCCGCTGACCGGTAATCCCGTGCGGATGAACAACATCATCATCTCCTGGAATCCAGAGGTCAAAGAGCGGTTGCTCCTGTGTTGTCATTACGACACCCGCCCACTGCCGGATCGTGATCGTGATGCCAATCAACGTCAGCAAGGAGTATTTTTGGGTGCAAACGACGGTGCCAGTGGAGTGGCGTTGTTCATGGAATTGGCACACCACATGAAAAATCTCCCCGCAACATGCGGTGTCGATTTCGTGATTTTTGATGGCGAGGAACTGGTCTATGGAAATCGCGGTGAATACTTTCTGGGCTCAACGCACTTTGCCGAAAACTATCGCGACCATCCCACCGAACAGCGTTATACAGCAGGGGTCTTGGTCGACATGGTGGCCGATCGGAATCTGCGGATTTATATGGAAAAAAACAGCCTCAAATATGCCCCCGATGTGACAAAAAGCATCTGGAAGTCAGCCGAGCAGGTGGGGGTCGACGAATTTGTGCCCCGCGCCAAACACGAGGTTCGCGACGATCACCTGCCACTGAACGAAATCGCTAAAATCCCGACGTGCGACATCATCGATTTCGATTACCCATATTGGCATACCACGCGAGACGTACCCAACTCCTGCTCCGGCAAGAGCCTGGCCAAGGTTGCCAAAGTCTTGTTACATTGGCTGCGGACCTACCCGGTTGCCCAACCGCCGGCAAAATAG
- the sppA gene encoding signal peptide peptidase SppA: MANAETHRPPKRRRWLLRLIFIALLVSIALNFYFYERYKSYFTDGNDPIEHFHSGSKVATDKIAVIKVQGVIMAPNTQRILRRIQQAKDDKDVKAVLLSINSPGGAVADSHEIYHRLVELRETKPVVAHMKSMAASGGLYVAMGAGEQGKIFAEPTTWTGSIGVIIPRMQMIGLAEKVGVESTPIKTGPFKDALSPFRELTPAEQTVWNNIIDQAFDRFVNVIADNRVELNVKEVRKLATGQVYTADDALKNKLIDKIGYEEAALDELLTRIDRKPEDVRVITYDNQETLVEILLGSAQASHPDAQWQFAMESTVPRPMYCCSWLSGLTSGPFGRN, translated from the coding sequence ATGGCCAACGCTGAAACTCACCGCCCCCCCAAACGTCGCCGTTGGTTGCTCAGGCTCATTTTCATAGCGCTGCTCGTATCGATTGCGCTGAATTTTTATTTCTACGAGCGCTACAAGTCCTACTTCACCGACGGCAACGACCCGATCGAACACTTTCATTCCGGCAGCAAGGTCGCCACCGACAAAATTGCTGTGATCAAGGTGCAAGGGGTGATCATGGCCCCCAACACGCAGCGGATTTTGAGACGTATCCAGCAGGCCAAGGACGACAAGGATGTGAAAGCCGTACTCCTGTCGATCAACAGCCCAGGAGGCGCCGTTGCGGACAGCCATGAAATTTATCATCGCCTCGTCGAGTTACGAGAAACCAAACCGGTCGTGGCCCACATGAAGAGCATGGCGGCCTCGGGCGGCCTGTACGTCGCCATGGGGGCCGGAGAACAGGGTAAGATTTTTGCCGAGCCCACGACCTGGACCGGCTCGATTGGGGTGATCATTCCTCGCATGCAAATGATCGGCTTGGCGGAAAAAGTGGGCGTGGAATCAACACCGATCAAAACCGGCCCGTTTAAGGACGCGCTCAGCCCGTTTCGTGAATTGACTCCAGCTGAACAGACGGTTTGGAATAACATCATTGACCAGGCGTTCGACCGCTTCGTCAATGTGATTGCCGATAACCGCGTGGAACTCAATGTCAAGGAGGTCCGAAAACTGGCAACCGGCCAGGTCTATACCGCCGACGACGCTCTCAAGAACAAGCTGATTGATAAAATTGGTTACGAAGAAGCTGCACTGGACGAATTGCTGACCCGCATTGACCGCAAACCGGAGGACGTGCGGGTGATCACCTATGACAACCAAGAGACCTTGGTGGAAATTCTCTTAGGTTCGGCACAAGCCAGCCATCCCGACGCGCAGTGGCAATTCGCCATGGAATCAACCGTGCCGCGCCCGATGTATTGTTGCTCTTGGCTGTCCGGACTGACGAGTGGACCGTTCGGTCGCAATTAG
- the corA gene encoding magnesium/cobalt transporter CorA — protein MKHRHHKKPKAKRFNRGSLPGAAPGTVITQTPCTKQSVSVMAFANGDLVDETVDSLDGLKELAETYTVTWINVDGLANVEVINRIGEMFGLHKLALEDVVNVHQRAKVEDYDDHLFIVARMVHLSEKLKTKQISIFVGPKFVLTFQEDEPSDCLDPVRDRIRKTSGRLRYGGTDYLAYALLDTIIDHYFPVVESYGERLDAMDDALMNSDGSTSIHSIHTLRSELLELRRALRPHREAVNALLRDGHSLIKDESRVYLRDCYDHTIQLGDAIDTYRETCSDLRDFHLTAISNRTNEVMKTLTIIATIFIPLGFIAGFYGMNFPNMPALNSQYGYPIVVVGMGLTVATLLLWFHRKGWFD, from the coding sequence ATGAAACATCGACATCATAAAAAACCTAAGGCCAAACGGTTCAACCGCGGGTCGTTGCCAGGTGCGGCACCGGGGACAGTCATTACACAAACGCCCTGCACCAAACAATCCGTGAGCGTGATGGCCTTTGCCAACGGCGACCTCGTGGACGAAACGGTTGATTCATTGGATGGGCTGAAGGAACTGGCGGAAACCTATACCGTCACTTGGATCAATGTCGATGGACTCGCAAATGTCGAGGTGATCAATCGTATTGGCGAAATGTTCGGTTTGCACAAACTGGCTTTGGAAGATGTCGTCAATGTGCACCAGCGCGCCAAAGTTGAGGACTACGACGACCATCTGTTCATCGTGGCCCGCATGGTTCACCTGAGTGAAAAACTAAAGACCAAGCAGATTAGTATTTTCGTCGGCCCCAAGTTCGTGCTCACCTTTCAAGAGGATGAACCCAGCGATTGCCTCGACCCGGTCCGCGATCGCATTCGCAAAACAAGCGGTCGCCTCAGGTATGGTGGGACCGACTATTTGGCCTACGCGCTGCTGGACACGATCATCGACCACTATTTTCCCGTGGTCGAGTCCTACGGTGAACGGCTCGATGCGATGGACGACGCGTTGATGAACAGCGACGGGAGTACCTCGATCCATTCCATTCACACGCTGCGGAGCGAACTTCTGGAACTCCGCCGAGCGCTGCGCCCACATCGCGAAGCGGTCAACGCGCTGCTGCGTGACGGGCATTCGTTGATCAAGGATGAATCACGAGTCTACTTGCGCGATTGTTACGATCACACAATCCAACTGGGCGATGCCATCGACACCTACCGGGAAACCTGTTCCGACCTCCGTGACTTCCACCTAACGGCGATCAGTAACCGCACGAATGAAGTTATGAAGACGTTGACGATCATCGCCACCATTTTCATCCCGCTGGGCTTTATCGCCGGGTTTTATGGAATGAATTTTCCCAACATGCCAGCGCTAAATTCTCAATATGGCTATCCGATCGTGGTGGTGGGGATGGGATTGACCGTGGCAACCTTGTTGTTGTGGTTCCACCGCAAAGGTTGGTTCGACTGA
- a CDS encoding RimK family alpha-L-glutamate ligase: MKLGILSCNLKCYSTRRLREAAEQRGHKVKVLNTTKFAIDLAEGDPDLYFRQKQLSHYDAVLPRIGASITYFGTAVVRQFEQMDIFSANSSAGISNSRDKLRSMQILSRHHIGMPQTTFVRDKKDVLPAIERIGGAPVVIKLLEGTQGIGVLLAETVKSAEAIIELLQSQRQNVLVQKFVAESKGRDIRAFVVGDRVVAAMRRVAQGQEFRSNVHRGGVTEAVVLDETYCETAVRAAQILGLRVAGVDMLEGKRGPQIMEVNSSPGLEGIERCTQLDIAGAIIDYIAAQVDFPEIDLRQRLTVSRGYGVTEIHVPEGSEYIGKTVSESGLRDKDINVLTLHRGTTVIPNPRSDRCLEAGDRLLCFGKLELMRDLIPRKTNRKRRQKVRVLPELPVAEEVQGDADGAETST, translated from the coding sequence ATGAAACTCGGGATCCTTTCCTGTAATTTGAAATGCTACAGCACGCGGCGTTTACGTGAGGCCGCTGAGCAACGCGGACATAAAGTCAAAGTTCTCAACACCACCAAATTCGCCATTGACTTGGCCGAAGGGGACCCCGACCTCTATTTTCGGCAAAAACAGCTTTCGCATTACGACGCTGTCTTGCCGCGGATCGGTGCATCGATTACTTATTTCGGCACGGCGGTTGTTCGGCAATTCGAACAGATGGACATCTTCAGCGCGAATTCATCCGCTGGGATTTCCAACTCCCGCGACAAATTACGCAGCATGCAGATCTTGAGTCGGCATCATATCGGTATGCCGCAAACCACGTTTGTGCGTGACAAGAAAGACGTGCTGCCCGCCATTGAACGAATCGGCGGTGCGCCGGTGGTCATCAAACTGTTGGAGGGAACACAGGGAATCGGCGTGCTGCTGGCTGAAACCGTCAAGTCGGCCGAAGCGATTATCGAATTGCTGCAAAGCCAACGACAAAATGTGTTGGTGCAAAAGTTCGTCGCCGAAAGCAAAGGCCGCGACATCCGCGCGTTTGTTGTGGGCGACCGAGTTGTCGCTGCGATGCGCCGCGTCGCGCAAGGGCAGGAATTTCGCAGTAATGTCCATCGTGGCGGAGTCACCGAAGCGGTGGTACTTGATGAGACCTATTGCGAAACCGCTGTGCGGGCCGCTCAGATCTTGGGGCTCCGCGTCGCCGGCGTCGATATGCTGGAAGGGAAGCGTGGACCGCAGATCATGGAGGTCAATTCGTCCCCCGGCTTAGAGGGCATTGAACGCTGCACACAATTGGATATCGCCGGAGCCATCATTGATTACATCGCCGCCCAGGTTGATTTTCCCGAGATCGACCTGCGGCAGCGACTGACAGTCAGCCGCGGATATGGCGTGACTGAAATTCATGTTCCCGAAGGGTCGGAATACATTGGAAAAACCGTGAGCGAATCGGGACTGCGCGACAAGGACATCAACGTACTCACGCTGCATCGGGGCACGACCGTCATCCCCAACCCGCGCTCCGATCGTTGTTTAGAAGCGGGTGACCGGTTGTTGTGCTTTGGTAAGTTGGAATTGATGCGCGACCTCATTCCACGCAAGACAAACCGTAAACGTCGGCAGAAGGTGCGCGTGTTGCCGGAACTTCCGGTCGCCGAAGAAGTGCAGGGCGATGCAGATGGAGCCGAAACCTCTACGTAG
- a CDS encoding prenyltransferase/squalene oxidase repeat-containing protein: MKLNTYVSAVLVAGAVLLVPFVTMATAAAAEEGPAVKMVGPQLDALKKSRAQATKFLRASQADDGSWTSPMATGITALVTTSLLRSDVPVDDPMVAKALKNLEGFIQKDGGIYFDQSNHRNYETSICVLAFDAANADGRYDKTLAGAAKFLRGLQWDEDEGLTKSDDSYGGAGYGSHERPDLSNTQFFMEALKATGAGEDDPNIQNALLFVSRCQNLESQYNTTKFASKINDGGFYYTIAAGGTSQAGVEPNGGLRSYGSMTYAGLKSMVYAGLDAEDKRVKAALQWITDHYTVSENPGMKQMGVFYYYHTFAKTLDTLDLQMLEDKEGGKHDWRKELAEILMQRQLENGSWLNTTPRWYEGDPNLATAYSLLALSYCQPQPVK; encoded by the coding sequence GTGAAGCTCAACACATACGTTTCAGCCGTTTTAGTCGCCGGCGCTGTTCTGTTGGTTCCATTTGTCACAATGGCAACCGCTGCCGCCGCCGAGGAGGGTCCCGCCGTCAAAATGGTCGGCCCTCAACTCGACGCACTCAAAAAATCACGCGCACAGGCCACGAAATTCCTCCGCGCCAGTCAGGCCGACGATGGCAGTTGGACCTCGCCGATGGCCACAGGCATAACTGCCTTGGTCACGACGTCACTACTGCGCAGCGACGTGCCGGTCGATGACCCGATGGTCGCCAAGGCACTGAAAAATTTGGAAGGTTTCATCCAAAAGGATGGCGGAATCTATTTCGATCAGTCGAACCACCGCAACTATGAAACCAGCATCTGCGTATTAGCATTTGACGCCGCCAATGCCGATGGTCGCTATGACAAGACGTTGGCCGGAGCTGCGAAATTTTTGCGTGGCTTGCAGTGGGACGAAGACGAAGGCTTAACAAAGTCGGACGATAGCTATGGTGGCGCTGGGTACGGCAGCCACGAACGGCCGGACCTATCGAACACGCAGTTTTTTATGGAAGCGTTAAAAGCGACCGGCGCCGGCGAAGATGATCCCAATATCCAAAACGCATTGCTGTTTGTTTCGCGGTGCCAGAATCTGGAATCGCAATACAACACGACGAAGTTTGCGTCAAAGATCAATGACGGCGGCTTTTATTACACAATTGCCGCCGGCGGAACTTCGCAGGCGGGTGTTGAGCCCAATGGCGGATTGCGTTCCTATGGCAGCATGACCTACGCCGGACTCAAGAGCATGGTGTACGCCGGACTGGATGCGGAAGACAAGCGCGTCAAAGCCGCGCTGCAATGGATTACGGACCACTATACGGTGTCCGAAAACCCCGGCATGAAACAAATGGGCGTGTTTTATTACTACCACACGTTCGCCAAGACGCTGGACACTTTGGATCTGCAGATGCTGGAAGACAAGGAGGGCGGCAAGCACGATTGGCGCAAGGAGTTGGCCGAGATATTGATGCAACGGCAACTCGAGAACGGGAGCTGGTTGAACACCACGCCGCGGTGGTACGAAGGGGACCCGAATCTGGCGACCGCTTATTCGCTGTTGGCCTTGAGCTATTGTCAGCCTCAACCGGTCAAATAG
- a CDS encoding pyridoxine 5'-phosphate synthase produces the protein MPALGVNIDHVATVRQARRTIEPDPVWAAVLAELGGADGITLHLREDRRHIQDRDLQVMRQTVQVKMNLEMAAEEEMTAIALSVKPDQVTLVPEKREEITTEGGLDVVAHAAKIKTCAEQLKAAGIEVSLFIDPDERQIETAKTLQVDAIELHTGRYADAANARARDQEFDQLVTATHLGIDHELLVHMGHGLTYRNVSPIAEIDGVSELNIGHSIVARALMVGFEEAVREMKSLVTL, from the coding sequence ATGCCTGCCCTGGGTGTCAATATCGACCATGTTGCTACTGTCCGCCAAGCTCGCCGCACCATTGAACCCGATCCTGTGTGGGCGGCCGTTTTGGCCGAGTTGGGTGGCGCGGACGGCATCACGCTGCACCTGCGGGAAGACCGCCGGCACATTCAGGACCGTGACCTGCAGGTGATGCGGCAAACGGTGCAAGTCAAAATGAATCTGGAGATGGCGGCCGAAGAGGAGATGACCGCCATCGCCCTCAGTGTGAAACCGGATCAAGTGACGCTGGTTCCGGAAAAGCGGGAAGAGATCACCACCGAGGGGGGATTGGACGTTGTTGCTCATGCTGCAAAGATCAAAACGTGCGCCGAGCAACTCAAAGCAGCCGGTATTGAAGTCAGCCTGTTCATCGATCCGGATGAACGTCAGATTGAAACCGCGAAAACCCTACAGGTCGATGCGATAGAGCTGCACACTGGGCGTTATGCCGATGCAGCCAATGCGCGAGCTCGCGACCAAGAATTCGACCAACTCGTGACGGCTACCCACTTGGGAATTGATCACGAGTTGTTGGTGCACATGGGGCATGGATTGACGTATCGCAACGTCAGCCCGATTGCCGAGATCGACGGAGTGAGCGAACTCAACATCGGCCATAGCATTGTCGCCCGCGCATTGATGGTCGGATTCGAAGAAGCGGTCCGCGAAATGAAGTCGCTCGTCACGCTGTAA
- a CDS encoding co-chaperone GroES, translating to MKVVPLGDKVVVKRLDAEAITSGGIVLPDSAQQKPAEGRILSVGDGVLLKDGSRADPQVSEGDRVMFSSYAGTEVSVDGQELLIMNESDILAVIS from the coding sequence ATGAAGGTTGTTCCCTTGGGAGACAAGGTGGTTGTCAAACGGTTGGATGCCGAAGCGATCACCAGCGGTGGGATCGTCTTGCCGGATAGTGCGCAACAGAAACCGGCGGAGGGCCGCATTCTCAGTGTGGGAGACGGAGTTCTCTTGAAAGATGGTAGCCGCGCCGACCCGCAGGTCAGCGAAGGCGACCGTGTAATGTTTTCCAGCTATGCCGGGACGGAAGTCTCCGTCGACGGGCAAGAGCTATTGATCATGAATGAATCAGACATCCTGGCCGTGATTTCCTAA
- a CDS encoding succinylglutamate desuccinylase/aspartoacylase family protein, whose protein sequence is MKKDRVRKPIDKWNGESIPLGASRDVKLTVSESYSSMSVRIPIHIRRAKQDGPVVFVTAALHGDEINGTGAVRQLVQDPDFELIRGSMIFVPVLNLLAFDRHSRYLPDRRDLNRSFPGSESGSLAGRMARTIFEEIVSRCDYGIDLHTASVRRTNYPNVRGDLSDPEVRRLAVAFGSEIIMNGVGPPGAFRREACLAGCPSIIMEGGEVWKVEPGIVESAVRGIKNVLHNLEMVDVEPVSPDYQVIVEKSKWIRAEHGGFLQFHVKPGDIIAEGQPLATNTTLLGRGRSMLHAPFDSVVIGMTTLPATSPGEPVCNLGKLPKGTKPSKLRRMRREEDGLEGQVVEELSTNLLIVEPGKPMKKG, encoded by the coding sequence ATGAAGAAAGACCGTGTTCGAAAACCAATTGACAAGTGGAACGGTGAGTCCATTCCCCTCGGTGCCTCCCGCGACGTCAAGCTGACTGTCAGTGAAAGCTACAGCAGCATGTCCGTCCGGATTCCGATTCACATTCGCCGCGCCAAACAAGACGGTCCGGTGGTGTTTGTCACTGCGGCGCTGCATGGCGACGAAATCAATGGCACTGGGGCGGTTCGGCAATTGGTTCAGGACCCCGATTTCGAACTGATTCGCGGCTCGATGATTTTCGTGCCGGTGCTGAACTTGCTCGCCTTCGACCGGCATTCCCGGTATCTTCCCGACCGCCGTGACTTGAATCGTTCCTTTCCCGGCAGCGAATCGGGCAGCCTCGCCGGGCGGATGGCGCGGACGATTTTTGAGGAAATCGTCTCCCGGTGCGACTACGGAATCGACCTGCATACCGCCTCCGTTCGCCGCACCAACTATCCCAACGTGCGGGGTGATTTGTCCGATCCCGAAGTGCGGCGGCTTGCCGTGGCGTTTGGTTCGGAAATCATTATGAATGGCGTAGGACCACCAGGAGCGTTTCGCCGCGAAGCTTGTCTGGCCGGTTGTCCTTCCATCATTATGGAAGGGGGCGAGGTCTGGAAGGTCGAACCGGGCATCGTCGAGTCCGCCGTGCGGGGCATCAAAAACGTATTGCACAATTTGGAAATGGTCGACGTCGAGCCGGTCAGTCCCGATTACCAAGTGATTGTCGAGAAATCGAAATGGATCCGGGCCGAGCATGGTGGCTTTCTGCAGTTTCACGTCAAGCCGGGCGACATCATTGCCGAAGGCCAACCGTTGGCAACGAACACAACACTGCTGGGCCGCGGTCGCAGTATGCTTCATGCACCGTTCGACTCCGTGGTCATCGGCATGACCACTTTGCCCGCCACCAGCCCGGGTGAGCCGGTCTGTAATCTCGGTAAGCTCCCCAAAGGGACAAAACCATCGAAATTGCGTCGCATGCGCCGTGAGGAAGATGGCTTGGAAGGACAAGTCGTCGAAGAACTTTCTACCAACCTTCTCATCGTTGAGCCGGGAAAACCCATGAAAAAGGGCTGA
- a CDS encoding ATP-dependent zinc protease — MAKQSKPELRVIGWREWVGLPDLGIKKIKAKVDTGARSSSLHAFDLHEFEKEGVKWVRFKIHPLQRTAKRTIEASAEILEYRTVRSSSGATQLRPVIVTQVELLGIRWPVELTLANRDEMGFRMLLGREAFRRRFLVDAGNSFFGGQPKRKKKPKPKPNSKQQPAVNHTTSEP; from the coding sequence ATGGCGAAACAGTCAAAACCCGAACTTCGCGTCATTGGTTGGCGCGAATGGGTCGGGCTACCGGATTTGGGCATCAAAAAGATCAAGGCCAAAGTCGACACGGGCGCGCGGTCGTCTTCCTTGCATGCGTTTGATTTGCACGAATTTGAAAAAGAGGGTGTGAAATGGGTCCGTTTCAAAATTCATCCTCTACAGCGCACGGCAAAACGGACGATCGAAGCATCCGCGGAGATTCTCGAATATCGCACCGTGCGGAGTTCCAGTGGGGCGACCCAATTGCGGCCGGTGATTGTCACGCAGGTGGAATTGCTGGGCATCCGTTGGCCAGTGGAATTGACGCTTGCCAATCGCGACGAAATGGGGTTCCGTATGTTGTTGGGGCGTGAAGCATTTCGACGACGATTCCTGGTGGATGCGGGGAACTCCTTCTTCGGCGGTCAGCCTAAACGAAAAAAGAAACCGAAACCGAAACCGAATTCGAAACAGCAGCCGGCTGTGAACCACACGACATCGGAGCCATAA